From Solanum lycopersicum chromosome 4, SLM_r2.1:
CTCATGGATCCTTTGATTtctctcaaaaattaaataaagaacaTTTTGAACATCTGGCAGTTTTTTATCTTCCCTTTGATATGCTAATTATGCTGAGCAGTTAATAAAATATACAGTTGTCGATTAGTGATTAGTTGAGTTAACCAATTAAGTCAGTAGGTTTTAGTTAGACAAGTAGTTAGCTGAttcttttatgtatatatatatatatatatatatataggaagaGTCATTGTAGTTAGTTAGTTTTCAGTTTTACAATGTGTATGGTGTGAACTTGTTGGAAGAAATCAATTCAGTTCTTTCTCTCCCTTTCTTCACTGTTAgattaattgatcttcttcacatggtatcagagcataaagGAGGAAGAATCTAGGaactatttttcttcttctgcagtttttcttcttcttcttttctctgtTTTACGAAGGACTCAGTTGGATATGATCCATGGCGATCGAGGATGATTCACTGGGTGGATCGAGTACCAGAACACAAGGTGAGACAACTACTGGGAATTTGGTGATGATTGATCACAACCATCCATTATATTTGAGCTCTTCAAATGTACTTGGAGCTTTGTCTGTGGGAATTCAACTGACAGGAATGGAAAACTATACTCTGTGGATCAGAGCTATGGAGATTGCATTACTTGGATGAAACAAAATAGGTTTTATCGATGGATATGTTTTGCATACTGATTTCGAaggtaatttgaaaaaattttaGGATCGATGCAATGCCATTGTTATCTCTTGGCTTACCTGCAATGTCAGTAGGGAATTTCTTAGTGGCATCTTGTACTCCCCTAGTGCACATCAGGTATGGCTCGATCTCAAGGAACGTTTTGGCAAGATAAATGGATTGAGACTCTATCAATTGCATAGGGATATATATACTCTAACACAGGGAGTATTGAGTGTCTCTGCTTATTACACGAAATTGAAGAATTTGTGGGATGAGTATGATTCGATTTTACCTCCACCAAGTTGTGATTGTAACAAGTCTAAGGAGTATGTTGAGCAACTACAGTATCAACTTTTGCTTCAGTTTCTGATGGGGTTAAATGATAGTTATTCATCCGCTAGAGGTCAAATCCTCATGATGACAATTTACCCTATGTTAATCAAGCCTATGCTCTAGTAATCTAAGATTAAAGTCAAAGAAGAATTGCAAGCAAGATCAATGATGGAATTGAATCTTTGGCTATGTATACTTCCAGCGATAATCAATCCACACAATTCTATAATACACAGtctcaaaattcaaagaaaaattatcACACACTCTACTGTGATTATTGCAACATGAAGAAATGTGATAATTGTCATGCAACTGGGCATGTGAAAGATAATTGTTACTTGATGATTGGTTatccaaaaaatttcaaaggTAAAAAGAAGGTTAATTCTGTCAAAATAGGAGGAGCACAGTTGCAGGAAGCATTGGATCATATAGGAAAGAGTGCTATGCATTCACGACTGCTTGATGAAATGGTTCACATGGATAGAATAATAAAAGGACAGGAAGAATACTGTAGTGACATACCTAACCAGCTAGGGAAGCTAATACACAAGGCAACACCTACACAACTTCAGCAAATGCTTGGAATTTTGCAAGGCAATAAGGagttcttggattttcaaagcTGTGTTAATCTGGTAGGTAATCCCAATTATTGTTTGAAGTGGATTATAGATACCGGACCATCAAATCATATGATAAATAACCATTCTTATTTACATAATAAACATACAATACGTAGTACAAGGCAAGTACAACTACccataataaaatcatcaacaGTATCCCACATTGGAAATTTACAATTGAATGCTACTGAAATAATCAGTAATGTTTTGTGTATACCAACCTTCAGGTTTAATCTTTTGTCTGTGAAAAAGCtgacaaaagaattaaactgtTGTGTTTCTTTCTTTCCTACACATTGCATTTTTCAGGACCTGTCATCTTGGAAGGTCAAGGGGATTGGTAAAGTGGAAGAAGGTTTGTATGTAATTCAATGGaatgaaaaatcacaattttcttACAATGTCTGCAATAAAAGAAGGAGCTGGAGATCCAGCATTTTGGCACAGAAGATTGGGACATGTTTTTATGAAAGTACTTAGGAAGATCAAAGAGTTCAATACTAATAGTAATTTTACTATTGATCATTGTCATATTTGTCCATAGGCTAAACAAACAAGGATACCTTTTCCCAACAGTAGTACTAATGTAAATGCTGTTTTTGACTTGATAAAGTAGCTACTTATGATGGAATGAGATATTTTCTCACACTAGTTGATGACAAGTCTAGATGGACATGGACTTTCTTGATAAGATTGAAGTCTGATGTAGTTGTTGTTCTGAAAcatttttttgataatgataaaaaatcaattttgcaAGTGTATTAAGGTGTTTAGATCTGATAATGGAGGTGAGTTTTTAAATGCTACTTGTTGTGATTTGTTTATGTCACATGGCATTGTTCATCAGATATCTTGTCCATATACTCCCCAACAAAATGGAGTTGTTGAAAGAAAACAGAGGCACCTACTGGAAACAACAAGAGCGATTAAGTTTCAAGGTCACTTACCAAATAGATTCTGGGGGGTTTGTATAGAAGCTGCTACATAAATTATCAACAGGATTCCTTTGTCTGCACTGAAAGATAGCACACCATTTGAGATAATGTATAATcgacaattattattatcacatcTTAGAGTGATAGATTGTCTTGGATTTGCTACAAACTTGAATAAAGGTGATAAGTTTGAGCCTAGAGCTAGATGAGTTGTATTGTTGGGATATGCTATGAGTCAGAAGGGATATAAAATGTTAGATATTGAATCACAAACTTTATTTGTCAGCAGGgatgttattttttatgagCAAGAATTTCCTTTTCAGTCATCATATCTTGGTCAAGCAGATGATCCAGAGATTGtattttcatacttaaataTTGGTGATTGTGAACTCACACCTTGTGTTATTTTAAggaatgaaatgaatgataccgagcTACCACAACATCAAAATCTTATTTCTGAAGCCTCAAATAACAAGTCTGAAAATGAAGTCACAATGTTTTCTGGAGATACTTCACAGGTAACACCATCTGATGTTGTTAACATCAGAAAATCACACAGACCAACCAAGGCTCCTATTTGGCATGCAGATtatattttgacaaaaaatagCAAAGCTGGACAGTGTTTGTATCCCATTCAAGATGTTGTGGATTATTGCAGCATTGCACCATCTTACAAGAGTTTTATCAATAAGTTTTCTCAAGAAAGGGAACCTACATCCTATCAAGAAGCAGTTCATGATCTTAGATGGGTTGAATCCATGAGACATGAGATAAAGGCTTTGGAGGACAATCACACATGGGAGATCACTAAGTTACCTAAGGACAAGAAAGCAATAGGATGCAAGTGGGTATACAAGATCAAATATAAGGCTGATGGAGATATTGATAGATTTAAAGCTCGGCTAATAGCCAAGGGCTATAATCAAAAAGAAGGTTTGGACTATCACGAGACCTTCTCACCAGTTGTGAAGATGGTAAATGTGAGGATTGTCATACCCTTAGCTGTTGCAAAGCAGTGGAAAATTCATCAGATGGATGTTTTCAATGCATTTCTTCAACGTGATTTGAATGAAGAAGTTTATTTTGCCTTTGGGTTTTGTCCATCAAAGTGAGCAGGAGTTAGTGTGTAGGCTCAcaaagtcactttatggacttaAATAAGCCAGCAGGCAATGGAATATAAAATTGACTACAATATTAATCAACTCAGGGTTTAGACAAAGTCATCATGATTATTCTTTATTCACAAAGCATCAAAGAGATAGTTTGGTGGTGTTAttagtttatgttgatgatctgCTAATCACAGGTAATGATCACAAGATGATTTTAGAGACAAAAAGAGTCCTCAAAGACAGCTTCAAAATCAAAGATTTAGGTGAGTTGAGATACTTCTTAGGGATTGAATTTGCAAGGAACAGTACTGGAATCCTTATGCATCATAGGAAGTATTGTCTTGAACTAATTTCAGACATGCGATtgtcaagtttgaaacctgttGGAGCCCCTATTGAGTTGAATAAAAGGCTTACAATTACAAAATTTGATCTACATTTTTCTCTTGCAGATAAACATGACAAATTGTTGAAAGATCCTGGAGTGTATCAGAAACTGATTGGAAGATTACTTTATCTTACCATAAAAAGGTCAAACATTGCATTTTTAGTGAAACTTCtaagtcaattcatgcatagtCCGAAGACATTTCATATGGATGCAGCAATGAGAGTGGTTAGATCTATAAAACAATCACCAGGTTTAGGGATATTCATGACAAGTGCTGTTGATAATCAGTTGAGGGCCTATTGTGATGCAGATTGGGCATCATGTCCAAACAATAGGAAGTAAATAATTGGTTACATAATTACTTATGGAGATTTACTAATATCTTGGTTGTCCAAGAAACAAAGTACCATTTCAAGAAGTTCAGCCGAGGCAGAATACAGAAGCTTGGCTTCATCAGTCGCAGAAATTGTATGGTTAGTTGGGATATTCAAGGAACTAGGAATACAAGTTGAGATGCCTGTACCTACACATACTAGCAGTAAATCAGCTATACAGATAGCAGCCAATCCAATTTTCCATGAACGAACTAAACACATAgacattgattgtcattttattaGAGACAAGATTCAATCAGGATTGGTTCAACCAATGTATTTGAATACATTAGAGCAACCTGCAGACTTGCTCACAAAAGGCCCTACATGCGTACAACACAGATATCTACTTACCAAGCTAGTAATGAAGAATGTTTTTCATACACCTAGATTGAGGGAGGATGTTGAGCAGTTAAAAAAATGTAGAACAATCGATTAGTGATTAGTTGAGTTAACAAATTAGGTCAGTAGGAATTAGTTAGAGAAGTAGTTAGCTGAtacttttatgtaaatatatatatatatatataggaagaGTCATTGCAGTTAGTTAGTTTTCAGTTTTACAATGTGTATGGTGTGAACTTGTTGGAAGAAATCAATTCAGTTCTTTCTCTCCTTCTCTTCACTGTTACATCAATTGATCTTCTTCATAGATTTTCGATTAGATGAATAGTTCCCAATTGACTGCCATCATTAGAAATCCAACGTCATTGATCGCCGGGATTCACTACAACCATATCACCATGGGAATCAGTTCAATCATTACACCAATTATGTATAAGTATCAGATTTCAACACGCTAGCACAAATTAATCTTGCATCGAATTCTAGACAATACAAGGTAAATGAGATCTGATAGTAGATAgcaaaatgagatttttaagcTAAACCATTGATAGTATGACAAAGGTTAAAATAATCACACACATTTGATAAGAATCAACATAAATTCCAAAAAACTCCATTGTGACTATTTGAGAATAGGGCATCAATGTTGCCACTCATCATAATCAAATACTCTATTCAAGAGGGCCGCCAAGAAGAAAAGATCGTACCAAGTTATCGATAACATACATCAGTTCTAAAGCGAAGCAGAGAGTGATAGTGAGGTACTTACATATAGTTCCAGATACAAGGCTATCTGtattattgaaaaatcaaatttcagTAGTTAAACGAAAAGCTTGTTCCTATAAACTTActtgttagtttttttaaaaaaacctttGGGTACTTAAAATCTTTGAATTATAAGTTAAATAAACAAAACACAATCAGGTAGAGATGAGAGCTTATGCAAATGAGCTATGAATAGAAATCACGATTTACAACTTACTAAGAGGAGCtgacaaaaaaattaagagGACCATGTTATCTCATGTATTCAAATTAGCAAAccagaagaaataaaaaattaaaaaaaaatacaaagatctatccgagtccacagaatttactgtgtgtccttaaccCCTCAAGTACCGAGGTTAtagattaatttctcccaagataaaacggattaaccATTAAAAAAGTAgaggtacctcaaacttcaataatttcaacgaACTCAAAATGACAGCAACGAATCAAACATACAGACACGATTGATCGATTTTGTTTTGTAAGAAATGTATGCAAAAGAAGGGAAGAATTCAATGCTGAAAAATGAGAGGCAACCTCTCTATTTATTGACATCAAACGGTAAATGTCACAACTCTTAGGAAAGAAGACAACCTTCCAGAAATGTCACAACACTTTGGAAAATGCACAACCTTTGAAACTGTCACAACCTTTTAGCAAggacacaacctttcataaaagtcaaaaccCACTGGCAAAGTGACAACCCTTCAGGAGAGTTACAACCTTCATTTTTCTGTTCACacctttaaaacccaacaatcccccacatgaatagggaattcctattttttctaaaaaagcaCATGCATGAAAAGATGTGTGATTCGTAATAAGGGTTAATCGCATCTGAATAAGCacgtttccctttaaacttttcgtactgaacatatatcggatatactcggtcaatcggtagatttgatatctttgaaccatcgagctttggtgtatacctagagaACATAAGTCaaacaatc
This genomic window contains:
- the LOC138348150 gene encoding uncharacterized protein is translated as MAIEDDSLGGSSTRTQGETTTGNLVMIDHNHPLYLSSSNVLGALSVGIQLTGMENYTLWIRAMEIDRCNAIVISWLTCNVSREFLSGILYSPSAHQGVLSVSAYYTKLKNLWDEYDSILPPPSCDCNKSKEYVEQLQYQLLLQFLMGDNQSTQFYNTQSQNSKKNYHTLYCDYCNMKKCDNCHATGHVKDNCYLMIGYPKNFKGKKKVNSVKIGGAQLQEALDHIGKSAMHSRLLDEMVHMDRIIKGQEEYCSDIPNQLGKLIHKATPTQLQQMLGILQGNKEFLDFQSCVNLDLSSWKVKGIGKVEEGLYSSYLGQADDPEIVFSYLNIGDCELTPCVILRNEMNDTELPQHQNLISEASNNKSENEVTMFSGDTSQVTPSDVVNIRKSHRPTKAPIWHADYILTKNSKAGQCLYPIQDVVDYCSIAPSYKSFINKFSQEREPTSYQEAVHDLRWVESMRHEIKALEDNHTWEITKLPKDKKAIGCKWVYKIKYKADGDIDRFKARLIAKGYNQKEGLDYHETFSPVVKMVNVRIVIPLAVAKQWKIHQMDVFNAFLQRDLNEEVYFAFGFCPSK
- the LOC109120051 gene encoding uncharacterized mitochondrial protein AtMg00240-like, translated to MRLSSLKPVGAPIELNKRLTITKFDLHFSLADKHDKLLKDPGVYQKLIGRLLYLTIKRSNIAFLVKLLSQFMHSPKTFHMDAAMRVVRSIKQSPGLGIFMTSAVDNQLRAYCDADWASCPNNRK